In Caloenas nicobarica isolate bCalNic1 chromosome 35, bCalNic1.hap1, whole genome shotgun sequence, a single window of DNA contains:
- the PRRT1 gene encoding proline-rich transmembrane protein 1 codes for PAPPPLPPPPALREPPRPPPAPPALRAPPVRRPAPALRRLPARLPRGARLRGRPPRPLPLPAARLGGRGQLGGRCGSPPGAGGGPGGLGERRAPHDYLPIAVLTTLCCFWPTGVVAIVKAVQVRTAVARGDIVSAEIASREARNFSFISLAVGIAAIVLCTILTVVIIIAAQHHDNDWEP; via the exons cccgccccccccccgctgccgccccccccagccctacgggagcccccccggccccccccagccccccctgcCCTACGCGCCCCCCCCGTTCGCcgtccagctccagccctgcgcCGCCTACCTGCCCGTCTACCCCGTGGGGCCC gCTTacggggccgccccccccggcccctccccctgcccgctgcccggCTCGGGGGGCGGGGGCAGCTTGGGGGGCGCTGTGGGTCcccccctggggctggggggggtcccggggggctgGGCGAGCGCCGGGCGCCCCACGACTACCTGCCCATCGCCGTCCTCACCAccctctgctgcttctggccCACGGGCGTCGTCGCCATCGTCAAGGCCGTGCAG GTTCGCACGGCCGTGGCGCGGGGGGACATCGTGTCGGCCGAGATCGCGTCGCGGGAGGCGCGGAACTTCTCCTTCATCAGCCTGGCCGTGGGCATCGCGGCCATCGTGctctgcaccatcctcaccgTCGTCATCATCATCGCCGCCCAGCACCACGACAACGACTGGGAGCcctga